In Anomaloglossus baeobatrachus isolate aAnoBae1 chromosome 3, aAnoBae1.hap1, whole genome shotgun sequence, one genomic interval encodes:
- the MRPS22 gene encoding small ribosomal subunit protein mS22, with protein MAARIARMVRRLHLQRVIPRRSVCAGAPGSPSGPARFSDTEVQGILKRITGLDLQKVFQPITQVSRPPTYKLMTQQQYEEAIQKAVVVAQQYLEMPPMPSEREPIEETLAVDEILDGTDTAKLVFTDITYSAPHSERFIVVREPNGVLRKATWEERDRMIQVYFPRQGRKIVPPSVFREENMKLLFQQDRHEELLNRCLVQFEPDAADYIRIRNQTFEDVDRQGKYDLLRSTRHFGGMAWHLCSEKKIDGLLVDMLQRDLLEDGVSLVRLYHMVHPDTTCAKESQGADGRELIKLFVKMEAQKPGYLELALQVYSESAAASS; from the exons ATGGCGGCCCGCATAGCGCGGATGGTCCGGAGGCTGCATCTACAGAGGGTGATCCCTCGGCGGAGCGTGTGCGCAGGAG CTCCCGGCTCGCCCTCCGGTCCTGCCCGCTTCTCAGACACCGAGGTGCAGGGCATCCTGAAGAGGATAACTGGTCTGGACCTGCAGAAAGTCTTCCAGCCCATCACACAGGTGTCCAGGCCGCCCACATACAAGCTGATGACCCAGCAGCAGTATGAAGAG GCCATCCAGAAAGCCGTGGTGGTCGCTCAGCAGTACCTGGAGATGCCACCTATGCCCAGTGAGCGGGAGCCAATAGAGGAGACGCTGGCTGTGGATGAGATCCTTGATGGCACAGATACCGCTAAACTTGTGTTCACGGACATAACCTATAGCGCCCCTCACAGT GAAAGGTTTATTGTGGTTAGGGAGCCGAATGGTGTCCTGAGGAAAGCCACCTGGGAGGAGAGAGACCGCATGATCCAGGTATATTTCCCCCGGCAAGGTCGTAAAATCGTTCCACCCTCAGTGTTCAGAGAGGAGAACATGAAG CTATTGTTCCAGCAGGACCGACACGAGGAGCTTCTGAACCGGTGCCTTGTGCAGTTTGAGCCCGACGCCGCCGACTACATCAGG ATCAGAAACCAGACCTTCGAGGATGTTGACAGACAAGGAAAGTATGACTTACTGCGATCCACACGACACTTTGGCGGCATGGCGTGGCACCTGTGCTCTGAAAAGAAGATTGATGGGCTGCTTGTAGATATGCTTCAGAGAGACTT GTTAGAGGATGGAGTGAGTCTGGTGCGTCTCTATCACATGGTGCATCCGGACACGACGTGTGCCAAAGAGTCCCAGGGGGCCGACGGCAGAGAACTCATTAAG TTATTTGTAAAAATGGAAGCTCAGAAGCCCGGCTATCTAGAACTAGCGCTACAAGTCTACTCAGAGTCCGCAGCGGCATCATCCTGA